A stretch of Prunus dulcis chromosome 6, ALMONDv2, whole genome shotgun sequence DNA encodes these proteins:
- the LOC117630192 gene encoding uncharacterized protein LOC117630192 — MAHDTRSSRKIKDDENNNSNGRQISSKGLSTSGSGASDTSGLRRSSRETSLKKNITLSPSSTRKSERLEKKMPETPLFKRKSERFEKKLTPSPLRRSDRAKNHSSTSSGSKRSDKSSGSSLAKRKTEKKEKSVKELTLGTREVSKSEKQNVGPCHGKNKIRNARAYKKLFTKLRKKLQARDHSEKQSRQNKVSQGGSNACGSEIEGLGKGVEELNEEFVGRVHDGSLVGSDSNVNKLTKETWEDNPGVDLSHSSPRPSCLEEASKFKDGDGLEIRDQRPLSSSYNAMTEELNDAPKRVHVECSAMEKLKMPELTCSTFNERLHDVFIASEIGHRVIPSKRKRNVAVGDSDSPVNASKDVCTLTADAVSLLPSGSTEDVSVETCGACFKRQRYCYSQQSSLFISFSAGSGFQKNLHQPLN; from the exons ATGGCACATGATACACGATCTAGTCGGAAAATCAAGGATGATGAGAATAACAATTCAAACGGGAGGCAAATTAGTAGTAAAGGATTAAGTACTTCAGGTTCTGGAGCATCAGATACATCTGGCTTAAGGAGGTCTTCCAGAGAAACATCATTGAAGAAAAACATAACTCTGAGCCCTTCTAGTACTAGGAAGTCTGAAAGACTTGAGAAAAAAATGCCTGAAACTCCTCTATTCAAGAGGAAATCTGAGAGATTTGAGAAGAAGTTGACTCCAAGTCCTTTGAGGAGATCAGATAGAGCCAAGAATCACTCATCAACTTCTTCTGGGTCTAAAAGATCTGATAAAAGCTCAGGTTCATCATTGGCAAAGCGGAAAAcggaaaagaaagagaagagtgTGAAAGAATTGACATTGGGTACTAGAGAAGTTAGCAAAAGtgagaaacagaatgtagGACCTTGTCATGGAAAAAATAAGATAAGAAATGCTCGAGCTTATAAGAAACTCTTCACAAAACTTAGAAAGAAGCTTCAAGCACGAG ATCATAGCGAGAAGCAGAGCAGGCAGAATAAAGTCTCTCAGGGAGGTAGCAATGCTTGTGGAAGTGAGATTGAGGGGCTTGGTAAAGGCGTTGAGGAACTGAATGAAGAATTTGTTGGGAGAGTTCATGATGGATCTTTGGTGGGATCTGATTCCAATgtaaataaattaacaaaagaaacatGGGAAGATAATCCCGGAGTGGATTTGTCCCATTCAAGCCCTAGGCCTAGCTGCTTGGAGGAAGCTTCTAAGTTCAAAGATGGTGATGGCTTAGAAATTCGTGATCAACGCCCACTGTCATCATCTTATAATGCCATGACGGAAGAGCTCAATGATGCACCTAAAAGGGTACATGTAGAATGCTCTGCAATGGAAAAGTTGAAGATGCCAGAGTTGACATGTTCTACATTCAATGAAAGGTTACATGATGTCTTCATTGCCTCAGAAATTGGTCACAGGGTCATACCTtcaaagaggaaaaggaaCGTGGCAGTGGGGGATTCTGATTCTCCAGTTAATGCAAGTAAAGATGTCTGCACCTTGACTGCTGATGCTGTCTCTTTGTTGCCATCTGGGTCCACAGAAGATGTTTCTGTTGAGACGTGCGGTGCATGTTTTAAGCGACAAAGGTATTGCTATTCACAACAAAGTAGTCTTTTCATCTCCTTTTCTGCTGGTAGTGGTTTCCAAAAGAATTTACATCAACCATTGAATTAA